The Arcobacter roscoffensis genome segment GAATTAGAGCTTGATTCTCAAATCAAATTTGTAGATGGAATGAAAAGTTCTGATGTACAAGATGCTCTAATTAAAACAGCAGTAGAAAAAATTGATATAGATGTTCCAAACTGGACATTTACTGCAGCAAGACTTTATTTATTTGACCTTTACCATAGAGTAGGAAAAGAGACTCATGGTATCAAAGGTGAGCCTTATTGCCATTTAAAAGATTACCTAAAGTATGGTAAAGATGCTGGAAGACTTATCCCAAATTTAGGTGAAGGATATGATTTAGATGATTTAAATAATCATATGGATCCTTCTAGAGATTTACTTTTTAATTATCTTGGAATTAAAACTCTATACGATAGATATTTAATTAAAAACAAAAAAGGTAACCCTATTGAGTTACCACAGCAAATGTTTATGGCAATTGCAATGTTCTTAGCTCAAGATGAAGATAATAAACAACAAGCAGCTAAAGACTTCTATGATGTAGTATCTAAGTTTGAAGTTATGCTAGCAACTCCTACTTTATCAAATGCAAGAACAAATAGACACCAATTATCTTCATGTTATATAGGTTCTACTCCTGATAATATTGAAGGTATTTTTGATTCATACCATGAAATGGCACTATTATCTAAATATGGTGGCGGTATTGGTTGGGATTGGAACCAAGTAAGAGCTTTAGGTGGCGTTATTGATGACCATAAAAGTGCTGCTGGTGGAACTGTACCATTCCTTAAAATCACAAATGACGTTGCTTTAGCAGTTGATCAATTAGGTACTAGAAAAGGTGCAATTGCTGTATATCTTGAGCCTTGGCATATGGATATAGTTGATTTTATTGACCTTAAGAAAAATTCTGGTGAAGAAAGAAGAAGAGCCCATGACTTATTTCCATCATTATGGATTACTGATTTATTCATGGAAAGAGTATTAGAAGATTCTCATTGGACTTTATTTGACCCTTATGAAGTAAAAGATTTATCTGAACTTCATGGTGATGCATTTAGAGCTAGATATGAAGAGTATGAGCAAGATGAAAACATCACAAAAGATAGAATAAAAGCAAAAGATTTATGGAAAAAAATCCTTACTTCTTACTTTGAGTCTGGTTCTCCATTCCTTTGTTTCAAAGATAATGCAAACAAAGCAAATCCAAACTCTCATGTAGGACATATTAGATCTTCAAATCTTTGTACAGAGATTTTCCAAAATACAAATCCTAACCACTATAAAATCAAATTAGAGTTTGAAGATGGAAGTATCGAAACATATGAAGAAAATGAATTAATCACTGTTGATGGTGGTATTCAAAAGAAAGCAAATAAAGTAACTGCACTTGATTCAATCAATGGAAAAAGAGTATTTATCGTAGAAAAAGATAAAACAGATGGAGATACTGCTGTATGTAACTTAGCATCTGTTAACCTATCTAGAATTAACACTCAAGAAGATATTGAAAGAGTTGTTCCTATTGCAGTTAGAATGCTTGACAATGTTATTGATTTAAACTTCTACCCACTAAGAAAAGTAAAAGCAACTAACTTAAAATCAAGATCAATTGGTCTTGGAGTAATGGGTGAAGCTCAAATGTTAGCAGAACAACAACTTGTATGGGGAAGCCAAGAGCACTTTAAAAAGATTGACCAAGTTATGGAAGCAATTTCTTATAATGCTATTAAATCTTCATCTGATTTAGCTCTTGAAAAAGGAACTTACCCTACTTTTGAAGGTTCTAAATGGTCGCAAGGTCTTATGCCTCATGATCACGCACCTCAAGCAGTAAAAGCTTTAGTAAATAGAGATTTATTTGACTCTGCTTATAACTGGGAAGAGTTAAGAGAGAAAGTTAAAAAAGACGGTATGAGAAATGGTTACCTAATGGCAGTGGCACCTACTTCATCTATTTCTATTTTAGTTGGTACTACTCAAGCAATTGAGCCTGTATATAAAAGAAAATGGTATGAAGAGAATTTATCAGGATTAATTCCTGTTGTTGTTCCAAAATTAAGCCCAGAAACATGGTCTTACTACACTCCTGCATTTGAAGTTGATCAATTAAATGTAATTAGAGCAGCAGCTATTAGACAAAAATGGATTGACCAAGGTCAGTCAACAAATATCTTTATGAGTTTAGATAAAGCAAGTGGTAGATATTTACATGAAATTTATACACTAGCTTGGAAACTAGGTCTTAAATCAACTTACTACCTAAGAAGTCAATCTCCTGAAGCTAACAATGATGTAGAAGATAGAAGTATGGAGTGTGCAGGTTGTCAATAAGATAACCTTACACTTTTTTCATACGAAAAATTTAAAAAAATTAATAAAATATATTAAAAACTTAGAGGAAAATCCTAATGGATAGAAAAACAATATATAACCCACAATCAAATGAAAATCTAACAGATAGAAGAATATTTGGGGGAAACCCTGATGGTATGATCAACTTTACAAAGATGAAATACCAGTGGGCATTGAACTTATGGGATACTATGGAAGCAAATACTTGGTTTCCTAAAGAAGTTCAAATGACAGGTGATGCAAAAGATTATAAATATCTAACAGCACCTGAAAAAAGAATGTATGATTTAGTTTTATCACAACTAATCTTCATGGATTCATTACAAACAAACAATTTAATGGATAATATGAATCCATATATCACAGCTCCTGAAGTAAATGCATGTTTATCAAGACAAGCATATGAAGAGGCAAATCACTCTAAATCATACGCTGTTATGGTAGAGTCTATTTCTGATAACACAGATGCTATTTATGATATGTGGAAAACAGATACAAAATTAAGAGAGAAAAACAACTATATCGCAGATGTATATAAAAGCTTAACAGCTGGTGATGAAAGTGATATTACTGATGAGAAAATTTTACTTGCTATGTTTGCTAACCAGATCTTAGAAGGTTTATACTTCTATGCAGGATTTGCAGCAATGTATGCACTAGGAAAATCAGGAAAAATGCTTGGTTCTTCTCAAATGATTAGATTTATTCAAAGAGATGAAGTAACACACTTACTTTTATTCCAAAATATGATTAACTCTGTAAGAAAAGAAAGACCTGATTTATTTACACCTGAATTAGAGCAAACTGTAAGAGGTATGTTTAGAAAGGCTGTAGAGCTTGAAGCTTCATGGGGTTCATATATCACGCAAGGACAGATTTTAGGGTTCACAGACGCTATTATCACTCAATATATCCAATACCTAGCAGATAGGAGACTAGAAGCAGTAGGGTATAAACCAGAATACAACGTAAAACACCCTATTCCGTGGGTAGATGGTTATGCGTCATTTAATGACCAAAGAACCAACTTCTTTGAGGGGAATGTTGTAAACTATTCGAAAGGTTCGATAGACTTCGACGATTTTTAATAGGTCTTTTTCTCAAAGAGAGTCTAACGACTTGACCTAATCTCTGCGTTGGAGCAGTTTTCTTACTCAGTCACTTACTGACTGTAAGCTCCTTCGCAATAAAACTGCTCCGCTTTGACCTTGACTAAAATACCTATTAAAAGGAGTCATTTTATGTTTGATTTTTCTATTCTAAATGTATTAAATAGATTGGGTAAAATTCCATTTTTTATTTTTTTAGCTCTATCTTTATTAACTACAATTTTACTTTTTCATCAAATACTTTTTTAAATCAGTTAGGTTTATTAGATATTAGCGATAATTATAAGTCTTATTTAGGTATTACTTTTTTATTATCATCTATAATTGTTGTAATTAAAAGTATTGATTATTTATTTGTCTCAATTATTAAAGAATATATTGATGATTATAAAAGTCTAAAAAATATAAAACAGTTATTGGAAAATTGCTCTGCAGATGAAAAAGAGTATTTGAAAAAATATATAGAAGAGGATAAATCTACATTTTACTTCCCTATATCTGATGGAATAGCAAATGGTTTAAAGTTAAAAGGTATTTTATTTGTATCTTCGAATATTGGAACACATGGAGCTACTTTTCCTTTTAATATTCAACCTCATGTAAAGAAGACTTTGTTAAATTATCCTAATATTATAAAAGCTTAATATCTTACTAATCCAGACTTTGTGTGAAGTCCTATCTTTAGTATTTTGATTGTTTTTTTAATAAAAAAAGAATATAAATTTGAATTAACAGCTTAAATATAGAAACAGTATCAGGGGAGTGATTAGTTCCCCCTTTCGTTAATATGCTCTAATTGCGAAAATTAGAAATATTAACAGTAATACTGTTAACTTATAATACATGCTTGTCCTTTTATTTGCACTCCCACCCATCACTACCCACAAAGCAAAAAAAAAGGCAAGAGGTTAACCTCTTGCCTTCAGTGCTATTTTTTCAGGTAATCACTCCTGATAGAATAAGCATGTATTTAAGTTAGAATAATTATAGTAAAAATTAATAAGTTTGTCAATACATAATAAAAAAATTATTAATATAATAAACCAAACATTCAAACAAAATTCTATATAATCAATCCATATAAATACAAACAAAATTACTTAGGAGAGAGTTTGAAAAATATATTTATAATAGTTTTGATTGTTGTTTCGATGGCTTATATGGTAAATATTTTAGTTGATAAATACAATAATATCATAGAGCAAGAACAACAGCAAAAACAAAAGGTTTTACCTCAACAGCCAGTACAAAAGTAGTAAAGAAGAAAAACTTCTGTTTTCTTCTTTATATGCTTATGATATTATCTCCTGATTGTATCCAATCAGTTAGAAGTTTTCCCGTGTGAAAAACATCTATATTACAAGCCACTAGGCTATCTTTTACTCCTAGATTTTCGCTACATTTTTGACAAGCTACAATTTTTACACCATCAGCTACCATCTCTTTTACTTTTTCTTGGATTTCTTTATCTTCATTTATTAGCTCTTGTGAGGCTCCCCATACAAGAATAGTTACATCTTCAATCCAGCCTTGTTTTTTTGCGTTGTGTGCATAAAGACACACCATATTTAGTGATGTTTCTTTATTGTTTGTAGTCCATAGTATTTTTGCTTCTGATTGCACTTATCTCTCCTATTTTAAAGTTTCTTGTAAAACTTCTGTAAATCTATTCCATGACTTTTTATCTGCTTCTTCATGGTATCTTTTACTTCCAAATACTGTAAAAGCATGAGGAGCACCGCTGTATGTAATCATTTCATGTTTTAAGCCAGTTTGTTCAAGTTCAACTGCAAGGTTTGCAAACTCTTGCATACTCACAGCCTTGTCTGCTGTTCCATGAAATACTACAACTTTACCTTTTGTATTTTTATAGTCTTGCCCCTTTGGAGTAGAAAGCCCTCCATGGAAAGGTACATAAGCCTTTAGCCCTGCACCACTTCTAGCAAGTTCTAAAATAGCTGCACCACCAAAACAGTATCCTGTACCTAAGGCATTTGCAGTATTTGCACCTTGTTTTTTAGCCACTTCTAGTCCTGTAAAAAGTCTTTTTCTCATTTCTTCTCTATTTGTATATAAAGATTTAGTTAAAGCTTTTTTATCTTTTGTTTCTGTGGGTCTAATACCTTTTCCATATAAATCCACAGCAAAAGCTGCATAACCAAGCTTATTTAGCATTTCAACTCTTTTGATTTCATAGTCAGTAACTCCATCCCAATCATGAACCATATAAACTAAAGGAGCATTTTTAGCAGCTGAACTGTAGTAACCTTCATACTCTTTACCATCAATCTCATAAGTAACATAGCCATTAGCAAAAGCTAAACTTGAAAGAACTGTAAGTGTTGTAAAATTTTTTTTCATATCTTTTCCTTATTCAAACTCTTTTTCTATATTATGATAGTACTTATTTACTTCATTGAATCCCTCAAGGAAGTATAAAAAGTGTCCAACTGTTCTTATCTCATCTTCTGTAATTTTACCTTTCATACTAGGCATTGTATCAAAGTGTCTTATTACAGCTTCTAGACATATAGTCTTTTTTATATCTGGATTATAAAGATAATCTACTAAGAAATCCCCTGTCTCCATAAGTTGAAACTCTATATCATCTTTACTTCCAATTTGGCTTTTAAGTCTATATGATATTTCATTTCCTGTAGGAGCTTTTAGATTTAATAGTTTGTTATCTTCTTCTACAAAGTTTTTCATAAGAAGTCCTATGTTCATAGACTTTTTATGACATTCACTACATTTATTATCAAATATTTGCTCGCCCTCATTATAAAGTTCCCTATCAAACTCATCCGGTGGGGAAGCAAAAACAGCACTTATTAACACAAAAATAGTAAGCAATGTTTTCATAGTCTCTCCTTTTTTAAATTCTAACATAAACATGAGTAAATTACTATATTATATAGCTTCAAGGTATAAAAACATAAAATACGCGTATTAAATAGAAACAAGGATTTTATAATGATAAAAGAAAAAGTAAAAGATTTTTTAGATAAACAGTTAGTAGATTTTACAAACTTTAGGTATGAATTTGAAGAAGATGGTGAGTATTTATATGTTATGTTCAAAGAAGCCTTTGGAGAGCAAGTAGATATTGAAACTACTTTTAAAATAATCAAAGATACTTTATATTTTCATTCTACATCATTTGGATGGAAAGCTGTAGAAAAAGGAAGTGGTAATAAGTTTTTTTGGATAGAAATAACTAAAGAGAGTAAAATATAGATTTTTTGTAATGATATATAAAATTATAAGGCAATGACTATGATAAATACTTCTCACTTAGACCATCTTGTTTTAACTGTAAAAGATATTCATAAAACAGTAGAATTTTATGAAAAAGCCTTAGGTATGAAAAAAGAGATTTTAAAAGAAAATCGAATAGCCTTAAAATTTGGAAATTCTAAAATAAATCTTCATCAATTAGGAAAAGAGTTTGAGCCCAAAGCATTTAACGTAAAAACTGGAAGTGCTGATTTATGTTTTATTATTGATACACCAATAGTAGAAGCAAAAAAATATATCGAGTCTTTAGGTATTAAAATAGAAGAAGGAATAGTAAAAAGAACAGGAGCAAATGGCGAAATAAACTCTATTTATCTAAGAGATCCAGATAAAAATCTTATTGAACTTTCAAATTATCTCTAAAGTTAAAAGTACTTGACTTATGTACAAAAAATGTGATATATTCTTTCCTTGACTGTATAGTCAAAATTAGGAGAGAATATGTCACTGTTTTTTATAATCTTACTTAAGATTTTTCCACTTTATATAAATATAGTTTTAGGTTATGTAGCCACTAAGTTTTTAGATGTAAAAAGAGAGTCAATAGCTAATGTATTGATTTATATTTTAGGCCCTATTGTTGTATTTTCAGCAACACTTAGTGTTAAAATAGATTTATCAATTCTGTTTTTACCTGTCTTTTTATATCTGTTTTGCTCTATTATTGCCTTTTTGTCTCTATTTATCTGGGGTAAATCATGGAATGACCCAACAGGAAATATCTTAGCTTTTAGTGCAGGAACGGGAAATACTGGATATTTTGGTATTCCTTTAGCGATTATATTTTTTCCTCCCCATTTAGCAGATATCTATATCTTTACTGTTTTAGCTTCTCTTTTATATGAAAGTACAAGTGGTTTTTATGTAACTGCAAAAGGAAACTTTACTGTAAAACAATCAATTCAAAAGATGTTGAGACTTCCTATTTTATATGCATTTATTTTAGGTATTATTTGTAACTTAATAGGGGTTCAAATACCTGAGGCTATTAGTGCTTATACTGGACAGTTTAAAGGTGCTTATGGAATCTTAGGAATGATGATGCTTGGTATGGGTCTTATTGG includes the following:
- a CDS encoding super-infection exclusion protein B; the protein is MSDNYKSYLGITFLLSSIIVVIKSIDYLFVSIIKEYIDDYKSLKNIKQLLENCSADEKEYLKKYIEEDKSTFYFPISDGIANGLKLKGILFVSSNIGTHGATFPFNIQPHVKKTLLNYPNIIKA
- a CDS encoding dienelactone hydrolase family protein, whose translation is MKKNFTTLTVLSSLAFANGYVTYEIDGKEYEGYYSSAAKNAPLVYMVHDWDGVTDYEIKRVEMLNKLGYAAFAVDLYGKGIRPTETKDKKALTKSLYTNREEMRKRLFTGLEVAKKQGANTANALGTGYCFGGAAILELARSGAGLKAYVPFHGGLSTPKGQDYKNTKGKVVVFHGTADKAVSMQEFANLAVELEQTGLKHEMITYSGAPHAFTVFGSKRYHEEADKKSWNRFTEVLQETLK
- a CDS encoding VOC family protein → MINTSHLDHLVLTVKDIHKTVEFYEKALGMKKEILKENRIALKFGNSKINLHQLGKEFEPKAFNVKTGSADLCFIIDTPIVEAKKYIESLGIKIEEGIVKRTGANGEINSIYLRDPDKNLIELSNYL
- a CDS encoding ribonucleoside-diphosphate reductase subunit alpha, with amino-acid sequence MAIMIQKRNGRKEVLDITKIQKMTIDATKDLDGVSQSELELDSQIKFVDGMKSSDVQDALIKTAVEKIDIDVPNWTFTAARLYLFDLYHRVGKETHGIKGEPYCHLKDYLKYGKDAGRLIPNLGEGYDLDDLNNHMDPSRDLLFNYLGIKTLYDRYLIKNKKGNPIELPQQMFMAIAMFLAQDEDNKQQAAKDFYDVVSKFEVMLATPTLSNARTNRHQLSSCYIGSTPDNIEGIFDSYHEMALLSKYGGGIGWDWNQVRALGGVIDDHKSAAGGTVPFLKITNDVALAVDQLGTRKGAIAVYLEPWHMDIVDFIDLKKNSGEERRRAHDLFPSLWITDLFMERVLEDSHWTLFDPYEVKDLSELHGDAFRARYEEYEQDENITKDRIKAKDLWKKILTSYFESGSPFLCFKDNANKANPNSHVGHIRSSNLCTEIFQNTNPNHYKIKLEFEDGSIETYEENELITVDGGIQKKANKVTALDSINGKRVFIVEKDKTDGDTAVCNLASVNLSRINTQEDIERVVPIAVRMLDNVIDLNFYPLRKVKATNLKSRSIGLGVMGEAQMLAEQQLVWGSQEHFKKIDQVMEAISYNAIKSSSDLALEKGTYPTFEGSKWSQGLMPHDHAPQAVKALVNRDLFDSAYNWEELREKVKKDGMRNGYLMAVAPTSSISILVGTTQAIEPVYKRKWYEENLSGLIPVVVPKLSPETWSYYTPAFEVDQLNVIRAAAIRQKWIDQGQSTNIFMSLDKASGRYLHEIYTLAWKLGLKSTYYLRSQSPEANNDVEDRSMECAGCQ
- a CDS encoding ribonucleotide-diphosphate reductase subunit beta is translated as MDRKTIYNPQSNENLTDRRIFGGNPDGMINFTKMKYQWALNLWDTMEANTWFPKEVQMTGDAKDYKYLTAPEKRMYDLVLSQLIFMDSLQTNNLMDNMNPYITAPEVNACLSRQAYEEANHSKSYAVMVESISDNTDAIYDMWKTDTKLREKNNYIADVYKSLTAGDESDITDEKILLAMFANQILEGLYFYAGFAAMYALGKSGKMLGSSQMIRFIQRDEVTHLLLFQNMINSVRKERPDLFTPELEQTVRGMFRKAVELEASWGSYITQGQILGFTDAIITQYIQYLADRRLEAVGYKPEYNVKHPIPWVDGYASFNDQRTNFFEGNVVNYSKGSIDFDDF
- a CDS encoding DsrE family protein, producing MQSEAKILWTTNNKETSLNMVCLYAHNAKKQGWIEDVTILVWGASQELINEDKEIQEKVKEMVADGVKIVACQKCSENLGVKDSLVACNIDVFHTGKLLTDWIQSGDNIISI
- a CDS encoding AEC family transporter — translated: MSLFFIILLKIFPLYINIVLGYVATKFLDVKRESIANVLIYILGPIVVFSATLSVKIDLSILFLPVFLYLFCSIIAFLSLFIWGKSWNDPTGNILAFSAGTGNTGYFGIPLAIIFFPPHLADIYIFTVLASLLYESTSGFYVTAKGNFTVKQSIQKMLRLPILYAFILGIICNLIGVQIPEAISAYTGQFKGAYGILGMMMLGMGLIGLQRGSDLDAKFISITFILKFIFWPLAMLAVIYIDKTYIMFLNEDLYKVLFLFSIVPLAGNTVTLAVLLNAKPQKASFTVILSTIVSILYIPIVLALYGGF